The genomic segment AGAAGCGGCAGGGCGCCAGAACGTTGTCCATCACGCTCAGATACGGCAGCAGATTGAACTGCTGAAAGATGTAGCCCACATGATCCACCCGGTACCGATCACGCGCGGCGACCCGCATGTCGCGCCAGCTTTGCCCCAGCAACGAGGCATGGCCTTCCTGCGGCAGCAGCACACCCGCCATCAGCGACAGCAGGCTGCTCTTGCCGCAGCCGCTCGGGCCGTGCAGGAATACCCGTTCCCCGGCAGCGATCCGCAGTGCCGCGATGTTCAGGCAGTCCCCCTGGCTGCGCGGCCAGGCGAAACGCAGATTTGCCAACTCCATCACGCAGGCGCCAGGCACTACTGACACCTCAGCGGCCCCAGCCCAACCTGGGCGATGGGGCGCTCAGTCGGCGTTTGAACTGGCCCTGGGGTGCGGCCACCTGCGCATCGATGGTGCGGATGCCCTCGAATGCGTTGAACAACTGGATGTCGATGTAGCGCGCGGCGCTCGCCTTGGCGCAAGAAAACACAACCGTCATGTCGATGTCGGCATGCTCGTCTTGCTGGCCGGCCGCCGGCTTCTTCCTGGTCGCCGGTTCCGGCCCGTGTTCAGATTCCTCTTCGGCGTCTCCAAGGCCCAGCGCCTGCGAGCTCAGCGCCACCCTGGACAGCTTGCATTCGGCCGCAGGATCGGGCCGAAAGAGTCGATCCGCTGCATTCAGTCGCGCCACCATGTCCGCCACACGCTTTTTCTGCGCATCGGTGCGGGGGGCATGTTCGAACCCGAGAAAACTGTCCAGCGGGGATTCGATTTCCAGGGTGATGGACCGGGCATCGATCGCCACGTCCAGTTCCAGACGACCGTGCGTATGGGCATGTTCGTCAGCGCTGGCCGCCGCAGCCCAGATCGATAGAGCGAGGGCCGCGCAGTGGGCGCGCCGGAAATGGCGCGGAGGACGATCCATCGGAACTCCTTGGTGGGCTGAAGGTTCGACCCTGGCAGGGCGCCAGCGTCTCGGCTTACTGATAAGCCATTATCGGAAAAGTTCAACCCGGTTCCGACAAGGCAGCCCGGCGAGGTCCCGAATGGCACGCTAAGGCGCTCCTGAGCCGTATCAATCCGGGCTTGCCGCTTCCAAACCCTGGGCGAAATGCGCCCGCATGGCCTGCTCCGTGGCCCGGGCGTCGCGTGCCAGCAGGGCGGCAAGGATGGCGCGGTGCTCATGCAGCGAGTCGTCGATCCGCCCCTGCTTGAACAGCGAGTGGTGGCGGTTGAGCTTCATCACCTTGCGCAAATCGGCCACCATCTGGCTGCGCCAGCGGTTGTTGGCCAGTTCCAGCAGCCGCATGTGAAAGCGCTCGTTCAGCGCAAAAAAGCGCTCGCGTTCGTCGGCTGCGGCCTCCAGGTCAGCGTGCAGGTCTTGCAGCGCCTGCAACTGGGCTGCCGTCGCGGTGCTGGCGACGACAGCGGCCGCGTCGCTTTCGAGCAGGCCCAGCAGGTGGTAGACATCGCGCAGGTCCCGTTCGGACACCTCGGTCACATAGGCGCCGCGGCGCAGTTTCATGGTGACCAGTCCTTCGGTTGCCAGAACTTTCAGCGCCTCGCGCAGCGGCGTGCGGCTGATGCCGAATTCTTCAGCGATCTTCAATTCGTCGATCCAATGGCCGGGCTGCAGTGCGCGGCGGAAGATGCGCTGGCGCAGTTGCTCGGCCACTTCTTCATACAGTGCGCGGGGCTTCAGGGCAGGCATGGGCCCGATTGTAAGACGGGCCGAATATTTTGAATGAATAATTACGAAAGAGGTAAACTCTGCGCCGCATCGGGGTTCGCCTGCATGCCTTTGCACGTTGTTCCATGCCCCTGTACGCCGTTGCACGCCGCGGCCCCATGCCCGAATGCCATCGCGGGCCTGGACGCCACCCGCCTTCTTCGGAGAAGCCTTCACCATGAGTGACAAGCCCCACAGCACCGCCCCCGAGTTCGCCGCTGCTTCGCTCGAAGCCTGGGCCAAAGCCGCTGCCAAGTCGGCGCCTGGTGGCGCTGTCGGCGCTCTGAACTGGGTCACGCCCGATGGCATTACCGTCAAGCCGCTGTACACCGCTGCGGACACGGCCGGGCTGCGCTACGCCGACACGCTGCCCGGCTTTGAGCCTTATCTGCGCGGCCCGCAGGCCACGATGTATGCGGTGCGCCCCTGGACCATCCGCCAGTACGCAGGGTTCTCGACCGCCGAGGAGTCCAACGCCTTCTACCGCAAGGCGCTGGCGGCGGGAGGGCAGGGGGTGTCGGTGGCGTTCGACCTGGCCACGCACCGTGGCTATGACAGCGACCATCCCCGGGTGACGGGGGATGTGGGCAAGGCCGGTGTGGCGATCGACTCGGTCGAGGACATGAAGATTTTGTTCGACCAGATTCCGCTGGACCAGGTGTCGGTCTCGATGACCATGAACGGCGCGGTGCTGCCCGTGCTGGCCGGCTATGTGGTGGCGGCCGAGGAGCAGGGCGTGCGCCAGGAGCAGCTCTCCGGGACGATTCAGAACGATATCCTGAAAGAGTTCATGGTGCGCAATACCTATATCTATCCGCCCAAGCCGTCGATGCGGATCATTGGCGACATCATCGGCTACACGGCCAGCCACATGCCCCGGTTCAACTCGATCTCGATCTCGGGCTACCACATGCAAGAGGCCGGAGCCAACCAGGCGCTGGAGTTGGCCTTCACGCTGGCCGATGGCAAGGAGTATGTGAAGACTGCGCTGGCCCGGGGCATGGATGTCGATGAGTTCGCCGGGCGCCTGTCGTTCTTCTGGGCCGTAGGCATGAATTTCTATCTGGAGGTGGCCAAGATGCGCGCGGCACGCCTGCTGTGGTGCCGCATCATGAAGCAGACCGGGGCCAGAAATCCCAAGAGCCTGATGCTGCGCACGCATTGCCAGACCTCGGGCTGGTCGCTGACCGAGCAGGACCCTTACAACAACGTGGTGCGCACCACCATCGAGGCCATGGCGGCGGTGTTTGGCGGCACGCAGAGCTTGCACACCAACGCATTCGATGAAGCCATCGCGCTGCCCACCGAGTTCAGCGCCCGCATTGCGCGCAATACGCAGCTCATCCTCCAGGAGGAGACCCACATCGCCAAGGTGATCGACCCCTGGGCCGGCTCGTACATGATGGAAAAACTCACGCAGGATATGGCCGATGCGGCGTGGGCCATCATCGAAGAAGTCGAGGCCATGGGCGGCATGACCCGGGCGGTGGACAGCGGCTGGGCCAAGCTGAAGATCGAAGCCGCTGCCGCGCAAAAACAGGCCCGCATCGATAGCGGCCAGGACGTGATCGTGGGCGTGAACAAATACCAGCCCGGGACCGAGGATGTCATCGAGGTGCGCGACATCGACAACGTGGCGGTGCGCCACGGGCAAATTGCCCGTCTGCAAAAAATGAAAGCGGGGCGCGACACCGCCGGCGTGCACGCGGCACTGGACGCCATCACGCTTGCGGCGCAGAACGGCTCGGGGAACCTGCTGGAACTGAGCATTCAGGCGATGCGCTTGCGGGCCACCGTGGGGGAAGTGAGCGACGCGCTGGAAAAAGCCTTTGGCCGGCACCGCGCAGACAGCAACAAGGTCTCGGGCGTATACGCGGCGGCCTACGACAGCGCGCAGGCGGACACCATGGAATACTGGAATGCGCTGAAGGCCGACATTGCCGCCTTTGCCGACAAACAGGGGCGCCGCCCGCGCGTCATGGTCAGCAAACTGGGCCAGGATGGCCACGACCGTGGCGCCAAGGTCGTGGCCACGGCCTTTGCCGACCTGGGCTTTGACGTGGACATCGGCCCGCTGTTCCAGACGCCCGAGGAATGCGCACGCCAGGCGATCGAAAACGACGTGCACGCCGTGGGCGTGTCCACACTGGCCGCCGGCCACAAAACGCTGGTGCCGGCCATCATTGCCGCGCTCAAGGCGCAGGGGGCCGACGACATCATCGTGTTCGTCGGCGGGGTGATTCCGCGCCAGGACTACGATTTTCTGTACGCCGCCGGTGTGCATGGCATCTACGGCCCGGGCACGCCGATTCCGGTCAGCGCACGCGACGTACTGCGCCAGATCGAAAAGACGCTCGCGGCGACGGGCAAGTAAAAAGCACCTGCCCATGAAAACGCAAATCATCCTGGTGTCGCGTCACCGATCAGATGTCGTAGGCTGCGCGCAGCCATCGGAGCGCAGCGCAAGGCGCAGCGCGCAGCCCATACCGAGCGTATTGGCAAGCGATGCAACGCCGCGATGCGCTCCGATGGCCGGCGCAGACCGACAAATGATCGGTGACGCGACACTAGTGGACTTGGAGAATCACTCCGTGTTTGCCAATCAACTGGATGACTCTCAAATCGAAACAGTGGTCAATGGTTTGATAGGGCGAGCATATGTGTCCGTGTCTGAAGACCAGGAAAAGCTGCGCTACCCGGAGTCGCTGGATGCGTGATGCGATATTGCATGGCGACGCATCCGTCCAGCGCCGCGCCATCGCCAAAGCCATTACCCTGCTGGAATCCACGCGGGCGCAGCATCGCGCGCAGGGCGATGCGCTGCTGACGGCGCTGTTGCCATACACCGGCAAGTCTTTGCGCCTGGGGTTCAGCGGCGTGCCGGGGGTGGGCAAATCCACCTTGATCGAGGCGCTGGGGCTGTACCTGATCGACCAGGGCCGGCGCGTGGCGGTGCTCACCATCGACCCGTCGAGTTCCGTATCGGGTGGCTCCATCCTGGGCGACAAGACGCGCATGGAAAAGCTGTCCATGCACGAGCAGGCGTTTATCCGCCCCAGCCCGAGCAGCGGCACGCTGGGCGGCGTGGCCGAAAAGACCCGCGAGGCCATGCTGGTGTGCGAAGCGGCGGGCTACGACATCGTCATCGTCGAAACCGTGGGCGTGGGCCAAAGCGAGGTGGCGGTGGCGGGCATGACGGACATGCTGGTGCTGATGCAGTTGCCCAACGCCGGCGATGACCTGCAGGCCATCAAGAAAGGCGTGCTGGAACTGGCCGATCTGGTGCTCATCAACAAGGCCGACATCGATGCCGATGCCGCCACACGGGCCCAAGCGCAGATCAGTTCCGGCCTGCAGTTGACGGAAATACACGGACACGCCAGCGCGCACCCGCAGCCGCAGGCGGCGGCGGGCGCGCAACGCGCGGCGCACTGGCAGCCCCGGGTCATCACATCGAGCGCATTGCATGGCCAGGGCATTGACACCTTGTGGGCGGCTGTGCGCGAATTTCAAACGCTGCAAATGGCCAATGGCGCGTTCCACACGAGGCGCCAGAGCCAGGCGCTGGCGTGGATGTGGCAGCGCATCGACGCCGGGCTGAAGCAGTCTTTCAAAAACCACCCGGCCGTGCGCCAGCAACTGCCGCAACTCAGCGCCGCAGTGCAGTCCGGGCAGATCGCGGCCAGCACGGCTGCGCGCCATCTGCTTGCGGCGGCCGTCGGCGAGGTCCCAACGGATTGAGCCGAAAAGATCGAACCGCGGAGAAAGAAACCATGCACGACATCCTTGCGCAGCTCGAAATCAAGCGCGAACGCGCGCGCCAGGGCGGTGGCGAGAAACGCATCGCCACCCAGCACGCAAAAGGCAAGCTCACGGCGCGTGAGCGCCTGGAACTGTTGCTCGACGATGGCACGTTTGAAGAGTGGGACATGTTTGTCGAGCACCGCTGCGTGGACTTTGGCATGCAGGAGCAGAAAGTGCCCGGCGACGGCGTGGTCACCGGCTACGGCATGATCAATGGCCGCCTGGTGTTCGTGTTCAGCCAGGACTTCACCGTGTTTGGCGGCGCGCTGTCGGAGGCGCACGCCGAGAAGATTTGCAAGGTGATGGACCAGGCCATGAAGGTCGGCGCCCCCGTCATCGGCCTGAACGACTCGGGCGGTGCGCGCATACAGGAGGGCGTGGCGTCCCTGGGCGGCTATGCCGATGTGTTCCAGCGCAACGTGCTGGCCAGCGGCGTGATTCCGCAGATCAGCATGATCATGGGACCGAGCGCCGGTGGCGCGGTATACAGCCCGGCCATGACCGACTTCATCTTCATGGTCAAGGATTCCAGCTACATGTTCGTCACCGGCCCCGAAGTGGTCAAAACCGTGACGCATGAAGAAGTCAGCGCCGAAGAACTGGGCGGCGCCATCACCCACTCCACCAAGAGCGGCGTGGCCGATCTGGCCTTCGACAACGATGTGCAAGCGCTGCTGATGCTGCGCCGCCTGTACAACTACCTGCCGCTGAGCAACCGCGAGAAAGCGCCGGTGCGCCAAAGCGGCGACCCGATAGAGCGGCAGGAGCCAAGCCTGGACACCCTGGTGCCCGAGCACCCGAACAAGCCATACGACATGCAGGAGTTGATCGTCAAAACCGTCGACGATGGCGACTTCTTCGAGTTGCAGCCCGAGTACGCCAAGAACATCCTGATCGGCTTTGCCCGCATGGACGGCCAGACCGTCGGCATCGTGGCCAACCAGCCGCTGGTGCTGGCCGGCTGCCTGGACATCAAAAGCAGCATCAAGGCCGCGCGCTTCGTGCGCTTTTGCGATGCGTTCAACATTCCCGTCGTCACCTTTGTCGATGTGCCCGGCTTCATGCCCGGCACCGGCCAAGAATACGGCGGCATCATCAAGCATGGCGCCAAGCTGCTGTACGCCTATGCCGAGTGCACGGTGCCCAAGATCACCGTCATCACCCGCAAAGCCTATGGCGGGGCCTACGATGTGATGAGCTCCAAGCACCTGCGCGGCGACGTGAACCTGGCCTGGCCGAGCGCCGAAATTGCCGTCATGGGCGCCAAGGGGGCGGTGGAAATCATCTTTCGCGAAGACAAGAACGACCCGGTCAAGCTCGCCGCCCGCGAAGCCGGCTACAAGGAGCGCTTTGCCAACCCGTTCGTGGCCGGTGCCCGTGGCTTCATCGACGACGTGATCATGCCGCACGAGACGCGCAAACGCATCTGTCGCAGCCTGCTGATGCTGCGTGACAAAAAGCTGCAAAATCCTTGGCGCAAGCATGGCAACATCCCGCTGTAAGGCGCCCCCTGCAGGCCGCCATCGAAAGGCATGCCATGTTTGAATTCCTCGCCGAATGGATCGGCATCGGCCTGGTGTTTTGTGCGGATGTGTTTCTGCTGCGCAAAATCCGTGCGGCCAGGGGGCGGCCCGCGCATGCGGTGAGTGAAGACGCGCTGGACATGGCCGTGCTCACCTGGTGGGTGATGCCACTGGTGGCAGTGGCGGCGCTGGCCGTCTTTGCCGTTTCGTACTTCAGCTTCGATCTGCCCCTGTGGCTGAGCTTTGGCGGGCCGATACTGATCGGCGGCCTGTACTGCGCCTACAAATACCGGCAACTGTTCCGGCGCTGAATGGCGACGCCCCCGAAGTTTCCACGCTGCACCCACCATGTCATGTTCAACAAAATCCTGATTGCCAACCGCGGCGAAATCGCCTGCCGGATCATCGCCACCGCCCGCAAGATGGGAATCCGGAGTGTGGCGGTTTACTCCGATGCCGACAAACAGGCCCGCCACACCACACTGGCCGACGAGGCCGTGCACATCGGTCCGGCCCCGGCGCGCGCGTCCTACCTGCTGGCCGAGCGGATCATTGCCGCCTGCCGGCAGACCGGCGCGCAGGCCGTGCACCCCGGCTACGGCTTTCTTTCGGAGAACCCGGACTTTGCCCGGCGCTGCGAGGAGGAGGGCATCGTCTTCATCGGCCCGAAGGCGCACTCGATCGCGGCCATGGGCGACAAGATTGCGTCCAGGAAACTGGCGCAGGCCGCCGGGGTCCACACCATCCCCGGCCACAACGAGGCCATCGGCAGCCCCGAGCAGGCGCGGGAGATCGCCCGCAGCATCGGCTACCCGGTGATGATCAAGGCCAGCGCCGGCGGCGGCGGCAAGGGCCTGCGCGTGGCCGGCAACGACCAGGAGGTGGTCGAGGGCTTTGCCAGTTGCCGCAGCGAAGCGCGCAACAGCTTTGGCGACGAGCGCGTCTTCATCGAAAAATTCGTGCAGCAGCCGCGCCACATCGAGATCCAGGTGCTCGGCGACAGCCACGGCAACCTGATCTATCTGAACGAGCGCGAATGCTCGCTACAGCGGCGCCACCAGAAGGTGATCGAGGAGGCGCCATCGCCGTTCATCAGCGACGCCACGCGCCAGGCCATGGGCGCGCAGGCCGTGCAACTGGCCAAGGCCGTGCAATACCAGAGCGCGGGCACGGTGGAATTCGTGGTCGGCAAGGAGCAGGACTTTTACTTTCTGGAAATGAACACCCGCCTGCAGGTGGAGCACCCGGTGACCGAATGCATCACCGGCCTGGACTTGGTGGAACTGATGATCCGCGTGGCCGCTGGCGAGAAACTGCCGTTGACGCAGGCCGAGGTCAGGCGCGACGGTTGGGCCATCGAGTGCCGCATCAACGCCGAAGACCCCGGGCGCAACTTCCTGCCATCGACCGGACGCCTGGTGCGCTTTTTGCCGCCGGAGCCAAGCCTGTTCCAGTCCGATACCAGCCGCAGGCTGGGCCTGCGCGTCGACACCGGCGTGTACGAGGGCGGCGAGATACCGATGCACTACGACTCGATGATCGCCAAGCTCATCGTGCACGGCAGCGACCGCAGCGATGCCATCGCCAGGATGCGCGCTGCGCTCGATGGCTTCGTGATCCGGGGCATCCGCAGCAATATCCCGTTCCAGGCCGCAGTGCTGGCCCACCCGAAATTCGTGGCCGGGGACTTCAACACCGGCTTCATTGCCGAGCACTACGGCCAGGGCTTCGACGCCCAGGCGGTGCCGCACGAGGCCCCGCTGTTCCTGGTGGCGCTGGCCGCCTACATGAACCGCCGCTACCGCGCGCGCGCCTCGGGCATCAGCGGCCAACTCGCCGGCCACGAGGTGAAGGTCGGCGAAGCCTTCGTGGTGGTCGTCCTGGACGCGCAAGGACAGCACCGGCAGCACCCGGTGACGGTGACCGACTTTGAAGACAAGTCGGGCTCCAGCGCCGTAGCGGTGGCCGACAAAAGCTACCAGATCAGCAGCCAGGCCACGCTGGGCCAGATCCGCGTGCAAGGCCAGTGCAATGGCCTGGACTTTACCGCCCAGGTCGAGCGCGGCGTGGGCAAGAACCCGCTGGCGCTGCGCATTGCGCACAACGGCGCGCAGATCGACGCCCTGGTGCTGTCGCCGCTGGGCGCGCGCCTGCACCAACTGATGCCCTTCAAGGCCGCGCCCGACCTCTCCCGGTTCCTGCTGTCGCCCATGCCCGGCCTGTTGGTCGATGTGGCCGTGCAGCCCGGCCAGAAGGTGCAGGCCGGTGAAAAACTGGCCGTGATCGAGGCCATGAAGATGGAAAACATCCTCTTTGCCGCGCAGGACGCGGTGGTGGACAAAATCGTCGCCGGCAAGGGCGAATCGCTGGCGGTGGATCAGGTCATCTTGCAGTTTCAGTGAGGGATTCGGTAGCGCCCGGTCCGTGGCCGGCGGATGCCATCCCGGTGCCGGTGCCGGTGCAATGGGTCTGCGCCCGGGGCGGCGACCCGGATATCTTCTGCCCGGGTCTCGGGGTTTCTTCGGGTTTTCTTCGGGTCCCCCGGGATGGGCGCAGCGCCTGCCCGGCACGGGCTCGGCGCAATCCGCGTGCACCATTCTTTTGGCTTGTGCCCAGGCTGCACGCGCATAATGCAAACGCCCCGGAGACAAGCGGAGACAAGCCCCATGCAACGACGCCCCTACGAATCCCTGCGTAGCGCCCGCTGGTTCGCGCCCGACGACCTGCGCTCCTTTGGTCACCGCTCGCGCATGCTGCAAATGGGCTACGGCCATGCCGACTGGATGGGCAAGCCGGTGATCGCCATCGTCAACACCTGGAGCGACGCCAACCAGTGCCATGCGCACTTCAAGCACCGGGTGGAGGATGTCAAGCGCGGCATCCTGCAAGCCGGCGGCTTCCCGCTCGAACTGCCGGCGATCTCGCTGTCGGAAAGCCTGGTCAAGCCCACCACCATGCTCTATCGCAACTTCCTGGCGATGGAAACCGAAGAACTGCTGCGCAGCCACCCGGTCGACGGCGCAGTGCTGATGGGCGGCTGCGACAAGACCACGCCGGGCCTGACGATGGGCGCGCTCAGCATGGACCTGCCCTTCATCTACCTGCCGGCCGGCCCGATGCTGCGCGGCAATTGGAGAGGGCAGGTGCTGGGTTCGGGCTCCGACGCCTTCAAATACTGGGACGAGCGCCGTGCCGGGCGGCTGGACGAGCAAGCCTGGACCGAGATGGAGGCCGGCATTGCGCGCAGCCACGGCACCTGCATGACCATGGGCACGGCCGCCACGATGATGGGCATCGCCGAAGCGCTGGGCCTGAGCTTGCCGGGCGCTTCCAGCATTCCGGCCGCCGACGCCAACCACATCCGCATGAGCGCCGACTGCGGCCGGCGCATCGTCGAGATGGTGTGGGAAGACCTGCGGCCCACGCAACTGCTCACGCGCGCCAACTTCGACAACGGCATCGCCTGCGCGATGGCCATGGGCTGCAGCACCAATGCCGTGGTGCACCTGATCGCACTGTCGCGCCGCGCCGGCCACGCGCTGAGCCTGGACGACTTCGACGCCTTCAGCCGCCGCGTGCCCGTGATCGCCAACATCCGGCCCAGTGGCCAGCGCTACCTGATGGAGGACTTCTTCTACGCCGGCGGACTGCCGGCGCTGCTCGAGCGCATCCGCTGCCATCTGCGCACCGACGCGCGCACCGTCAACGGCCGCACGCTCGGCCAGAACATCGCCGGCGCCCAGGTCTACGACGACGATGTCATCCGGCCGCTGGACAAACCGATTTATGCCGAAGGAGCGCTGGCCGTGCTGCGCGGCAACCTGGCCCCCGACGGCGTGGTGATCAAGCCCAGCGCCTGCGCGCCACGACTGCTGCAGCACAGTGGCCGGGCATTGGTGTTCGACGACTACCCGGCGCTCAAGAAAGCGTCGGAAGACCCCGATCTCGACGTGACCGGCGACGACATCCTGGTGCTGCGCAACGCCGGACCGCGCGGCGCCGGCATGCCCGAGTGGGGCATGCTGCCGATCCCGACCAAGCTGCTCAAGCAAGGCGTCACGGACATGCTGCGCCTGTCCGACGCGCGCATGAGCGGCACCAGCTACGGCGGCTGCCTGCTGCACTGCGCGCCCGAGGCGGCCATCGGCGGGCCGCTGGCGCTGGTCGAGACCGGTGACCGCATCAGCGTCGACGTGCCCGCGCGGCGCATCCATCTGGACATCGGCGACGCGGAACTGGCCCGCCGCAAGGCACTATGGACGCCGCCGCCGGCGCGCTACGAACGCGGCTATGGCTGGCTGTTCGATCGCCATATCCGGCAGGCCAACGAAGGCTGCGACTTCGACTTCCTGGAAACCAGCTTCGGCAAGCCGGTGCCCGAGCCCGACATCTTCTGAAATCTTCTGAAGGAGACGCGCAGTGCATCCCGCCACCCGCGAGCAGTTGCTGAAGGTCAGCACCGCCACCCTGTGCACAGCCCTGTTCAAGCGCGGTCTGCGCAACCAGTTCATCCAGGACCTGCGGCCGCTGAACCCCGGTCTGCCGAACATGGTGGGCCCGGCCTTCACGCTGCGCTACATGCCGGCGCGCGAGGACCTGAACCCGATCAGCGTCTTTCTCGAACGCAACCACCCGCAGCGCCAGGCGATCGAGCAATGCCCCGCCGGCGCGGTGCTGGTGATCGACAGCCGCAAGGACGCGCGCGCCGCCTCGGCCGGCGCCATCCTGGTCACGCGGCTGATGCAGCGCGGCGCCGCCGGGGTGGTGACCGACGGCGGTTTGCGCGACAGCCCCGACATCGCCCGGCTGGCCTTCCCGGCCTACCACCAGCGCCCGAGCGCGCCAACCAATCTGACGCTGCACCAGGCCATAGACATCAACCGGCCCATAGGCTGCGGCGATGCGCCGGTGTTTCCCGGCGACGTGATCGTCGGCGACGCGGAAGGCGTGGTCGTCCTTCCGGCCCATTGGGCCGACGAACTCGCCGCCGAAGCCACCGAGATGACGGTCTTCGAAGACTTCGTGCAAGAAATGGTGCTCCAGGGCCGTTCCATCCTCGGCCTGTACCCGCCCACCGACGAAAAAAGCCGCGCCGACTTTGCCGCCTGGCGCCAGGCCAGGGGCCGCTGAGGCCCCGCGAGAGCCTGCCCAGGCCCGTTCCGGCCCGATCCATCTCGATCCATTTCGAGGAGACGACACCATCATGCGCTGCATCCCGCTGTTGATAGCCCTGCTCAGCCCGATAGCCGCCGGGGCCCAGGCCATCGAATGGCCGGGCGCCAAGAGCATCGTCTACATCGTGCCTTTTACCGCCGGCGGCACGACCGACACCATAGGCCGCACATTGGCGCACAAGCTCGGCGAGAGCCTGCGCCAGACGGTAGTGATCGAAAACAGGCCCGGCCAGGCCGGCGGCATCGGCGCCGCCTACGTCGCCCGGGCCGCAGCCGACGGCTACACGCTGTTCGGCGGCACCATCAGCACGCACGCCATCAACGCCAGCCTGTACAAGAAGCTGCCCTACGACCCGATGAAAGACTTCGAGCCCGTCGCGCTGGTCGGGCGCCTGCCCAACGTGCTCCTCGTCAACAGCCAGCTTGGCCTGAACTCGGTGGCCGACCTGGTCGCGCTGCTGAAAAAGGACGAGAGCAAGCGCAGTTTCGCCTCCTCCGGTGCCGGCGCGTCCTCCCACCTGGCGGGCGAAATGTTCGCCAACTTCGTCGGCGTCAAACTCACGCACATCCCGTACAAAGGCAGCCCCCCGGCCCTGAACGACGTGGCCGCAGGGCGGGTGCCGATGATGTTCGACCAGGTGACCGCCGCGCTGCCACTGGTCAGAAGCGGCAAACTCAAACTGCTCGCCGTGACCACAGGCCAGCGCATCGCGTTGCTGCCCGAGTTGCCGACCATGATCGAATCGGGCGTCACCGGCTTCGAGATGTCATCGTGGCAGGCGGTATACGCGCCCAAGGGCACGCCCGAAGCCATCGTGCAGCGCCTGAACGCCGAGATCGTGAAGGCGCTGCAACAGCCCGATGTGCAGGCCAAGTTCTCGAACCAGTTGGCCATGGAGATCGTTGGCAGCACCCCGCAGGAACTGCGCGAGTACATGGCCAAGGAAATTCCGCGCTGGGCTGAACTGGTCCAAAAATCAGGCGCGATGGCCGATTGAGGAAAGACCGAGGAGACCCATCCATGCGCTGCATCCCGTTATTGCTGGCCCTGCTCAGCCCGGTCGCCACCTGGGCCCAAGCCGTCGAATGGCCGGGCGCCAAGAGCATCGTCTACATCGTGCCTTTCACCCCCGGCGGCACGGTCGACACCATAGGCCGCACATTGGCGCAAAAGCTCGGCGAGAGTCTGCACCAGACCGTGGTGGTCGAGAACAAGCCCGGCCAGGCCGGCGGCATCGGCGCCGCCTATGTCGCCCGGGCCGCAGCCGACGGCTATACGCTGCTCGGCGGCACCATCAGCACGCACGCCATCAACGCCAGCATCTACAAGAAGCTGCCCTACGAT from the Verminephrobacter eiseniae EF01-2 genome contains:
- a CDS encoding acetyl-CoA carboxylase biotin carboxylase subunit, with the protein product MFNKILIANRGEIACRIIATARKMGIRSVAVYSDADKQARHTTLADEAVHIGPAPARASYLLAERIIAACRQTGAQAVHPGYGFLSENPDFARRCEEEGIVFIGPKAHSIAAMGDKIASRKLAQAAGVHTIPGHNEAIGSPEQAREIARSIGYPVMIKASAGGGGKGLRVAGNDQEVVEGFASCRSEARNSFGDERVFIEKFVQQPRHIEIQVLGDSHGNLIYLNERECSLQRRHQKVIEEAPSPFISDATRQAMGAQAVQLAKAVQYQSAGTVEFVVGKEQDFYFLEMNTRLQVEHPVTECITGLDLVELMIRVAAGEKLPLTQAEVRRDGWAIECRINAEDPGRNFLPSTGRLVRFLPPEPSLFQSDTSRRLGLRVDTGVYEGGEIPMHYDSMIAKLIVHGSDRSDAIARMRAALDGFVIRGIRSNIPFQAAVLAHPKFVAGDFNTGFIAEHYGQGFDAQAVPHEAPLFLVALAAYMNRRYRARASGISGQLAGHEVKVGEAFVVVVLDAQGQHRQHPVTVTDFEDKSGSSAVAVADKSYQISSQATLGQIRVQGQCNGLDFTAQVERGVGKNPLALRIAHNGAQIDALVLSPLGARLHQLMPFKAAPDLSRFLLSPMPGLLVDVAVQPGQKVQAGEKLAVIEAMKMENILFAAQDAVVDKIVAGKGESLAVDQVILQFQ
- a CDS encoding Bug family tripartite tricarboxylate transporter substrate binding protein, whose translation is MRCIPLLIALLSPIAAGAQAIEWPGAKSIVYIVPFTAGGTTDTIGRTLAHKLGESLRQTVVIENRPGQAGGIGAAYVARAAADGYTLFGGTISTHAINASLYKKLPYDPMKDFEPVALVGRLPNVLLVNSQLGLNSVADLVALLKKDESKRSFASSGAGASSHLAGEMFANFVGVKLTHIPYKGSPPALNDVAAGRVPMMFDQVTAALPLVRSGKLKLLAVTTGQRIALLPELPTMIESGVTGFEMSSWQAVYAPKGTPEAIVQRLNAEIVKALQQPDVQAKFSNQLAMEIVGSTPQELREYMAKEIPRWAELVQKSGAMAD
- the araD gene encoding L-arabinonate dehydratase — encoded protein: MQRRPYESLRSARWFAPDDLRSFGHRSRMLQMGYGHADWMGKPVIAIVNTWSDANQCHAHFKHRVEDVKRGILQAGGFPLELPAISLSESLVKPTTMLYRNFLAMETEELLRSHPVDGAVLMGGCDKTTPGLTMGALSMDLPFIYLPAGPMLRGNWRGQVLGSGSDAFKYWDERRAGRLDEQAWTEMEAGIARSHGTCMTMGTAATMMGIAEALGLSLPGASSIPAADANHIRMSADCGRRIVEMVWEDLRPTQLLTRANFDNGIACAMAMGCSTNAVVHLIALSRRAGHALSLDDFDAFSRRVPVIANIRPSGQRYLMEDFFYAGGLPALLERIRCHLRTDARTVNGRTLGQNIAGAQVYDDDVIRPLDKPIYAEGALAVLRGNLAPDGVVIKPSACAPRLLQHSGRALVFDDYPALKKASEDPDLDVTGDDILVLRNAGPRGAGMPEWGMLPIPTKLLKQGVTDMLRLSDARMSGTSYGGCLLHCAPEAAIGGPLALVETGDRISVDVPARRIHLDIGDAELARRKALWTPPPARYERGYGWLFDRHIRQANEGCDFDFLETSFGKPVPEPDIF
- a CDS encoding ribonuclease activity regulator RraA, whose product is MHPATREQLLKVSTATLCTALFKRGLRNQFIQDLRPLNPGLPNMVGPAFTLRYMPAREDLNPISVFLERNHPQRQAIEQCPAGAVLVIDSRKDARAASAGAILVTRLMQRGAAGVVTDGGLRDSPDIARLAFPAYHQRPSAPTNLTLHQAIDINRPIGCGDAPVFPGDVIVGDAEGVVVLPAHWADELAAEATEMTVFEDFVQEMVLQGRSILGLYPPTDEKSRADFAAWRQARGR